Proteins encoded in a region of the Paucibacter sediminis genome:
- the fliI gene encoding flagellar protein export ATPase FliI produces the protein MNPERGLRWGQYLEDLQAFAATPVPLESQGKLVRVAGLVLEATGVKVPVGSVCQIHMPSSSSNPRRGERPVNAEVVGFSGDRAYLMPTDEVQGLSSGAMVVPRPAALHGPVLGEERHPWRRDEDRGLHLPMGEGLLGRVVDSHGHPLDRRGPLENVRPEPMVRRPINAMDRDPVRTPLDTGVRSINAMLTVGRGQRLGLFAGTGVGKSVLLGMMARYTQADVIVVGLIGERGREVKEFIEDIIGEEGLARSVVVAAPADAPPLVRMQGATYATAIAEHFRDQGLHVLLLMDSLTRYAMAQREIALAIGEPPATKGYPPSCFAKLPQLVERSGNGLHGEGSITAFYTVLSEGDDQQDPIADAARGILDGHIVLSRELAEAGHYPAIDIERSISRVMTNVADKSHVEAARRFRQLLAKYNKARDLIQLGAYVPGHDHELDLAVRLHPEMLQLLQQDMHTPAALNQSITHLRAVVHEA, from the coding sequence ATGAACCCGGAGCGTGGCCTGCGCTGGGGCCAGTACCTGGAGGACCTGCAGGCCTTTGCCGCCACGCCGGTGCCGCTGGAGTCGCAGGGCAAGCTGGTGCGCGTGGCCGGCCTGGTGCTGGAGGCCACGGGCGTGAAGGTGCCGGTGGGCTCGGTCTGCCAGATCCACATGCCCAGCTCCAGCAGCAATCCGCGCCGCGGCGAGCGCCCGGTGAACGCCGAGGTGGTGGGCTTCTCGGGCGACCGCGCCTACCTGATGCCCACCGACGAGGTGCAGGGCCTGTCCAGCGGCGCCATGGTGGTGCCACGCCCGGCCGCCCTGCACGGCCCGGTACTGGGCGAGGAACGCCACCCCTGGCGGCGCGACGAAGACCGCGGCCTGCACCTGCCCATGGGCGAGGGGCTGCTGGGCCGGGTGGTCGATTCGCATGGCCATCCGCTCGATCGACGCGGGCCGCTGGAGAACGTGCGCCCCGAACCGATGGTGCGCCGGCCCATCAATGCGATGGACCGCGACCCGGTGCGCACCCCGCTGGACACCGGCGTGCGCTCCATCAACGCCATGCTCACGGTGGGCCGCGGCCAGCGCCTGGGCTTGTTCGCCGGCACCGGCGTGGGCAAGTCGGTGCTGCTGGGCATGATGGCGCGCTACACCCAGGCCGATGTGATCGTGGTGGGCCTGATCGGCGAACGCGGCCGCGAGGTCAAGGAATTCATCGAGGACATCATCGGCGAGGAGGGCCTGGCCCGCTCGGTGGTGGTGGCCGCCCCCGCCGATGCGCCGCCGCTGGTGCGCATGCAGGGTGCCACCTATGCCACCGCGATCGCCGAGCATTTCCGCGATCAGGGCCTGCATGTGCTGCTGCTGATGGACTCGCTCACCCGCTATGCGATGGCGCAGCGCGAGATCGCGCTGGCCATCGGCGAGCCGCCCGCCACCAAGGGCTACCCGCCCTCCTGCTTCGCCAAGCTGCCGCAGTTGGTGGAGCGCAGCGGTAACGGCCTGCATGGCGAGGGCTCGATCACCGCCTTCTACACCGTGCTGTCCGAGGGCGACGACCAGCAGGACCCGATCGCCGACGCGGCGCGCGGCATCCTGGACGGTCACATCGTGCTGTCACGCGAACTCGCCGAGGCCGGCCATTACCCCGCCATCGACATCGAGCGCTCGATCTCGCGCGTGATGACCAATGTGGCCGACAAATCCCATGTGGAAGCGGCGCGGCGCTTCCGCCAGCTGCTCGCCAAATACAACAAGGCGCGCGACCTGATCCAGCTGGGCGCCTATGTGCCCGGCCACGACCACGAGCTCGACCTGGCGGTGCGCCTGCACCCCGAGATGCTGCAACTGCTGCAGCAGGACATGCACACCCCGGCCGCCCTGAACCAGAGCATCACCCATCTGCGTGCGGTGGTTCACGAAGCCTAG
- a CDS encoding FliH/SctL family protein, with translation MVTKPPRQVPPPTRPDGTAAPRTSAYARFIPREELQDFAAWKPGQFEGVDRRATPRPAAAATPAPVEPPPPPPPPEPTTDELVHAARQSGYQDGYRDGMAALDAFKHSFAQQMSAQIGALVRSFDEDFQALEHEMAQAMTRCAMELARQVVRSEITQRPEHIAKVAHDAVEALLVSARHVRVRVNPADLPLVLEGAGEELRAREAQVLPDPSLPRGGVRVDSDISSVDATLALRWQQVMAALGQASLWEDRRGSDGEPLSDTGEAP, from the coding sequence ATGGTCACCAAACCCCCGCGCCAAGTGCCACCGCCAACCCGCCCCGACGGCACGGCCGCGCCGCGCACCAGCGCCTACGCCCGCTTCATCCCGCGCGAGGAGTTGCAGGATTTCGCGGCCTGGAAGCCGGGCCAGTTCGAGGGTGTCGATCGCCGCGCCACGCCGCGCCCGGCCGCCGCCGCCACGCCGGCCCCGGTCGAACCGCCGCCACCGCCCCCGCCGCCCGAACCCACCACCGACGAGCTGGTGCATGCGGCGCGCCAATCCGGCTACCAGGACGGCTACCGCGACGGCATGGCCGCGCTGGATGCCTTCAAGCACAGTTTTGCCCAGCAGATGAGCGCCCAGATCGGCGCCCTGGTGAGGAGCTTCGACGAGGATTTCCAGGCCCTCGAGCATGAGATGGCCCAGGCCATGACGCGCTGCGCGATGGAGCTGGCGCGCCAGGTGGTGCGCAGCGAGATCACACAGCGCCCCGAACACATTGCCAAGGTGGCGCACGACGCAGTGGAGGCCTTGCTGGTCTCGGCCCGCCATGTGCGCGTGCGCGTCAACCCGGCCGACCTGCCCCTGGTGCTGGAGGGCGCCGGCGAGGAGCTGCGCGCCCGCGAGGCCCAGGTGCTGCCCGACCCCAGCCTGCCGCGCGGCGGCGTCAGGGTCGATTCCGACATCAGCAGCGTCGACGCCACGCTGGCGCTGCGCTGGCAGCAGGTGATGGCCGCACTGGGCCAGGCCTCGCTGTGGGAAGACCGCCGCGGCAGCGACGGCGAGCCGCTCAGCGACACGGGCGAGGCGCCATGA
- the fliG gene encoding flagellar motor switch protein FliG yields the protein MDDKGVEDAAILLMSLGEEEASEVFKQLSPKEVQKLGETIAKLKVIPRHRVEEVLTKFDAVAETQSMLVNDTDEYVRTVLRKALGEDKANLLLDRILQGSDVSSIESLKWMDAGSVAELLRNEHPQIVAAILAHLDYDQTSNVLKTFTERQRNEVLIRIATLDGIQPMALKDLNEVMSQILSGGDRMRKSSLGGVKTAAEIINMMGSSVEASVLDYIREADSDLAQKIMDNMFTFDDLDKIDDKGIQSVLKEVQSESLVVALKGAAPELREKIFRNMSTRAAETLREDLESRGPVRLSEVEGEQKEILKIVRRLVDEGQIVLAGGGDDQYL from the coding sequence ATGGACGACAAAGGTGTGGAAGACGCGGCGATCCTGCTGATGTCGCTTGGCGAGGAAGAGGCCTCCGAGGTCTTCAAGCAGCTCTCGCCCAAGGAAGTGCAGAAGCTCGGCGAGACCATCGCCAAGCTCAAGGTGATACCGCGCCACCGCGTCGAGGAGGTGCTGACCAAGTTCGACGCCGTGGCCGAGACCCAGAGCATGCTGGTGAACGACACCGACGAATACGTGCGCACCGTGCTGCGCAAGGCCCTGGGCGAGGACAAGGCCAATCTGCTGCTGGACCGCATCCTGCAGGGCAGCGATGTCTCCAGCATCGAGAGCCTGAAGTGGATGGACGCCGGCTCGGTGGCCGAGCTGCTGCGCAACGAGCACCCGCAGATCGTCGCCGCCATCCTCGCACACCTGGACTATGACCAGACCAGCAATGTGCTGAAGACCTTCACCGAGCGCCAGCGCAACGAGGTGCTGATCCGCATCGCCACGCTGGACGGCATCCAGCCGATGGCGTTGAAGGACCTCAACGAGGTGATGAGCCAGATCCTCTCGGGCGGCGACCGCATGCGCAAATCCAGCCTGGGCGGCGTGAAGACCGCGGCCGAGATCATCAACATGATGGGCTCCAGCGTCGAGGCCTCGGTGCTGGACTACATCCGCGAGGCCGACTCCGACCTGGCGCAGAAGATCATGGACAACATGTTCACCTTCGACGATCTCGACAAGATCGACGACAAGGGCATCCAGTCGGTGCTCAAGGAGGTGCAGTCCGAATCGCTGGTGGTGGCGCTCAAGGGCGCCGCGCCCGAGCTGCGCGAGAAGATCTTCCGCAATATGTCCACGCGTGCGGCCGAGACCCTGCGCGAGGACCTCGAGTCGCGCGGCCCGGTGCGCCTGTCCGAGGTGGAGGGCGAGCAGAAGGAAATCCTCAAGATCGTGCGCCGCCTGGTGGACGAGGGCCAGATCGTGCTGGCCGGTGGCGGCGACGACCAGTACCTCTAA
- the fliF gene encoding flagellar basal-body MS-ring/collar protein FliF: protein MDNAISPPLTPLTDASSVPAGLGTRLAALPTRSKLGLGLGVAALAGVVLAMSLWGSQGDFRPVFTGLSDKDGGAVIAQLATMNVPYRNEPGGIILVPANQVYDVRMKLASAGLPKGSTVGFELMDKQSIGQTQFNERLNFQRALEGELTRTITALADVADARVHLAMPQQNGFFREQQKPSASVMLTLRGGRTLDRAQVAGIVHLVSASVPELNPKAVSVLDHTGALISNPGESAGGLDSQQLQYKQQIEANLNKRIYELLEPVLGRDNLRATVTADVDFSQVESTSEEFKPNQGANASASVRSLQTNEAINSTPPTATGVPGAATNQPPVPATAPVNGQAAPLQTAQGGGSSNQSSRREAVTNYEVDKTVRVTRNATGTVRRLNAAVVVNHRSTTDPKGKVTTVPVSQDELDKLTALVKETMGFNQERGDSLKLISAPFMLEKHEVADVPVWKQPWLLELLRSALVPTALVAVALIAVFGMVRPALRAAYPPPPAPESEKSEAGGQLSEVSDDQLLLGPGGLPALEAPLSNEKLERARLLARENPTAVASIVRNWVNGEVA from the coding sequence ATGGACAACGCAATCAGCCCTCCCCTGACCCCGCTGACGGATGCGAGCAGCGTCCCTGCCGGCCTGGGCACCCGGCTGGCCGCCCTGCCCACGCGCAGCAAGCTGGGCCTGGGCCTGGGCGTGGCGGCGCTGGCCGGCGTGGTGCTGGCGATGAGCTTGTGGGGCTCGCAGGGCGATTTCCGCCCGGTCTTCACCGGCCTGTCCGACAAGGATGGCGGCGCCGTGATCGCGCAGCTCGCCACCATGAACGTGCCCTACCGCAACGAGCCCGGCGGCATCATCCTGGTGCCGGCCAACCAGGTCTACGACGTGCGCATGAAGCTGGCCTCGGCCGGCCTGCCCAAGGGCAGCACGGTGGGCTTCGAGCTGATGGACAAGCAGTCGATCGGCCAGACCCAGTTCAACGAACGCCTGAACTTCCAGCGTGCGCTGGAGGGCGAGCTGACCCGCACCATCACCGCGCTGGCCGATGTGGCCGATGCGCGCGTGCACCTGGCGATGCCGCAGCAGAACGGCTTCTTCCGCGAGCAGCAGAAGCCCAGCGCCTCGGTGATGCTGACGCTGCGCGGCGGCCGCACCCTGGACCGCGCCCAGGTGGCCGGCATCGTGCACCTGGTGTCGGCCTCGGTGCCCGAGCTCAACCCCAAGGCGGTGAGCGTGCTGGACCACACCGGCGCGCTGATCTCCAACCCGGGCGAGAGCGCCGGCGGCCTGGACAGCCAGCAGCTGCAATACAAGCAGCAGATCGAGGCCAACCTCAACAAGCGCATCTATGAGCTGCTCGAGCCGGTGCTGGGCCGCGACAACCTGCGCGCCACCGTCACCGCGGATGTGGACTTCTCCCAGGTCGAATCGACCTCCGAGGAGTTCAAGCCCAACCAGGGCGCGAACGCCAGCGCCTCGGTGCGGAGCCTGCAGACCAACGAGGCCATCAACAGCACCCCGCCCACCGCCACCGGCGTGCCGGGCGCCGCCACCAACCAGCCGCCGGTGCCCGCCACCGCGCCGGTGAATGGCCAGGCCGCGCCGCTGCAGACCGCCCAGGGCGGCGGCAGCAGCAACCAGAGTTCGCGCCGCGAGGCCGTCACCAACTACGAGGTCGACAAGACCGTGCGCGTGACGCGCAACGCCACCGGCACGGTGCGTCGCCTCAACGCCGCCGTGGTGGTGAACCACCGCAGCACCACCGACCCCAAGGGCAAGGTCACGACCGTGCCCGTCTCGCAGGACGAGCTGGACAAGCTCACCGCCCTGGTGAAGGAAACCATGGGTTTCAACCAGGAGCGCGGCGACTCGCTCAAGCTCATCAGCGCGCCCTTCATGCTCGAGAAGCATGAGGTCGCCGATGTGCCGGTCTGGAAGCAGCCCTGGCTGCTGGAACTGCTGCGCAGCGCCCTCGTGCCGACCGCCCTGGTGGCGGTGGCGCTGATCGCCGTGTTCGGCATGGTGCGCCCGGCGTTGCGCGCCGCCTACCCGCCGCCGCCCGCACCCGAGTCCGAGAAGAGCGAGGCCGGCGGCCAGCTCAGCGAGGTGTCCGACGACCAGCTGCTGCTGGGCCCCGGCGGCCTGCCGGCCCTGGAGGCGCCGCTGTCCAACGAGAAGCTGGAGCGTGCCCGCCTGCTGGCGCGCGAGAACCCCACCGCGGTGGCCAGCATCGTGCGCAACTGGGTCAACGGCGAAGTCGCCTGA
- the fliE gene encoding flagellar hook-basal body complex protein FliE — MDLKLMPFDFSQAVARAGLSTNGQPLAKAKAAGGASFGDAMAQAMKGVSQQQNEAARLQREVQLDNPNVSLEETMVSMQKAQIGFQATLAVRNRLVSAYSEIMNMQV, encoded by the coding sequence ATGGACCTGAAGCTGATGCCCTTTGATTTCTCGCAAGCCGTCGCACGCGCCGGCCTGTCGACCAATGGGCAGCCGCTGGCCAAGGCCAAGGCCGCCGGCGGCGCGAGCTTCGGCGACGCCATGGCCCAGGCCATGAAGGGCGTGAGCCAGCAGCAGAACGAGGCCGCACGCCTGCAGCGCGAGGTGCAGCTGGACAACCCCAATGTCAGCCTGGAAGAGACCATGGTCTCGATGCAGAAGGCCCAGATCGGTTTCCAGGCCACGCTGGCGGTGCGCAACCGCCTGGTCTCGGCCTATTCCGAGATCATGAACATGCAGGTCTAA
- a CDS encoding GspH/FimT family pseudopilin, producing the protein MSHSPRGFTLVEMAVVMAVLAILLAAAVPSYSRFLVRKQMELAGESLVLDLRLAREESVRHGQNTFVSYRSGEHWCWGISRGQPCDCAFASSDGQRCNVARADSAEFPRVRMDRADGVEFEHTMGRAMAPSQVLFSGGPEQKLRVEVNSLGRASMCRGEAC; encoded by the coding sequence TTGTCACATTCGCCACGCGGCTTCACGCTGGTCGAAATGGCCGTGGTGATGGCGGTGCTGGCGATCCTGCTGGCCGCCGCCGTGCCCAGCTACAGCCGTTTCCTGGTGCGCAAGCAGATGGAGCTGGCGGGCGAAAGCCTGGTGCTGGATCTGCGCCTGGCGCGCGAGGAGAGCGTGCGGCATGGGCAGAACACCTTCGTCAGCTACCGCAGCGGCGAGCATTGGTGCTGGGGCATTAGCCGAGGCCAGCCTTGCGACTGCGCCTTTGCCAGCAGCGATGGGCAGCGCTGCAATGTGGCGCGCGCCGACAGCGCCGAGTTCCCGCGCGTGCGCATGGACCGCGCCGATGGCGTCGAGTTCGAACACACCATGGGCCGCGCGATGGCGCCCAGCCAGGTGCTGTTCAGCGGTGGACCGGAGCAGAAGCTGCGCGTCGAGGTCAACAGCCTGGGCCGCGCCAGCATGTGTCGCGGCGAGGCGTGTTGA
- a CDS encoding flagellar brake protein, with protein MSEPRPPRTLKSRAVNAGEFRVDSPPEIHALLEELVRTQARLQLSTPEGAGLQTRLWSVDSAGGVLSLDAGSDRDALAPLLASAELTALAYLDNIRLQFDLDGLVLVSDDSDACLRAELPRLIYRFQRRQAYRVQPTTSLYPVVSLRHPAIADMHLRLRVLDVSAGGLALLLPRDVPPIEPGLVLAGVVVELDRDSRFEVQLRLQHIGAPGPQGSQIGCQFVELSPMAARALHVYIDQTQKRRRLLAKR; from the coding sequence TTGTCCGAGCCACGTCCACCTAGAACGCTGAAGTCGCGCGCCGTCAACGCGGGCGAATTCCGCGTGGACAGCCCGCCCGAGATCCACGCCCTGCTGGAGGAGTTGGTGCGCACCCAGGCGCGCCTGCAGCTCAGCACACCCGAGGGCGCCGGCCTGCAGACCAGGCTCTGGAGCGTGGACAGCGCCGGCGGCGTGCTCAGCCTGGATGCCGGCAGCGACCGCGACGCGCTCGCGCCGCTGCTGGCCAGCGCGGAACTCACCGCCCTGGCCTATCTCGACAATATCCGCCTGCAGTTCGACCTCGACGGCCTGGTGCTGGTGAGCGATGACAGCGACGCCTGCCTGCGCGCCGAACTGCCGCGCCTGATCTACCGCTTCCAGCGCCGCCAGGCCTACCGGGTACAACCCACCACCAGCCTCTATCCGGTCGTCAGCCTGCGCCATCCGGCGATTGCCGACATGCATCTGCGCCTGCGCGTGCTGGACGTCAGCGCCGGCGGGTTGGCGCTGCTGCTGCCGCGCGACGTGCCGCCGATCGAACCCGGCCTGGTGCTGGCCGGCGTGGTGGTGGAGCTGGACCGCGACAGCCGCTTCGAGGTGCAGCTGCGCCTGCAGCACATCGGCGCGCCCGGCCCGCAGGGCAGCCAGATCGGTTGCCAGTTCGTCGAGCTCAGCCCGATGGCCGCGCGCGCCCTGCATGTCTACATCGACCAGACGCAGAAGCGCCGCCGTCTGCTCGCCAAGCGCTGA
- a CDS encoding flagellar protein FliT codes for MNTQLLSYYEAIEQASADMLSAARTGNWDEVVKLEGACVLLISQLKHAASHSALQPEEAKLKTRIMQRILLNDAEIRHLAEPWLDDLDHVLKGQSKTVH; via the coding sequence ATGAATACCCAACTTCTCAGCTATTACGAAGCCATCGAGCAAGCCAGCGCCGACATGCTCTCGGCCGCCCGCACCGGCAACTGGGATGAAGTCGTCAAGCTCGAAGGCGCTTGTGTGCTGCTGATTTCCCAGCTCAAGCATGCCGCCTCGCACAGCGCCCTGCAGCCCGAGGAAGCCAAGCTCAAGACCCGCATCATGCAGCGCATCCTGCTCAACGACGCGGAGATCCGCCACCTGGCCGAACCCTGGCTCGACGACCTGGACCATGTGCTGAAGGGCCAGTCCAAGACCGTACACTGA
- the fliS gene encoding flagellar export chaperone FliS: protein MYSRVGVETDVFSASPHRLVSMLFDGAFDAMAQARGAIQTGNTELKNRSLSRAVRILDEGLKAALNLEAGNLAIDLRDLYAYICMRLTHANLHGDMAAIEEAQNLLQPVREAWNAIGDKAAA from the coding sequence ATGTACAGCCGGGTCGGCGTGGAGACCGATGTCTTCAGCGCCAGCCCGCACCGCCTCGTCAGCATGCTGTTCGACGGCGCCTTCGACGCCATGGCCCAGGCCCGCGGCGCGATCCAGACCGGCAACACCGAATTGAAGAACCGTTCGCTCAGCCGCGCGGTGCGCATCCTCGATGAGGGCCTGAAGGCCGCGCTCAACCTCGAGGCCGGTAACCTGGCCATCGACCTGCGCGACCTCTACGCCTATATCTGCATGCGCCTCACCCATGCCAATCTGCATGGCGACATGGCCGCGATCGAAGAAGCACAGAACCTGCTGCAACCGGTGCGCGAAGCCTGGAACGCGATCGGCGACAAGGCCGCCGCATGA
- the fliD gene encoding flagellar filament capping protein FliD → MTAITSAGIGSGLDVESLITKLVANERTPITQLQKSADGLKTQLSAYGKLQSNMATLRDAASKLNNVDTWAANLTSSSDAASVTASAGGGTLPGSFAVAVSQLAASQTLVSSTAYASGSTSVGTGTITIEIGSWNADETAFTAKPDKTAIDIPIGAGEDQLNQIRDKINAAKAGVVASVVTDTNGSRLVMRATDSGAENSFRVSVNGDAGLAALAYDPSAGISSMTEKLKAQNAKATLNGIEVESQSNTLKEAIDGISITLLKTTSADVNITVTQDKESVKKVINDFVTAYNGVAQYIRDQTKYDATNKTAGTLQGDNTLLGLQSQLRGIISGSTTLGGSLTRLSDIGVSLGTDGSLKVDGSKLDKAANNLDGLKQLFKGLDAGDPSNDGLSQRLRRFADDVLGVDGRITARQAGIQASINDNSKRQSALEDRVSLTEKRLRAQYTALDQSMSKLNSLGNYVTQQLAKL, encoded by the coding sequence ATGACTGCCATCACCTCAGCCGGCATCGGCAGCGGCCTCGATGTTGAATCACTCATCACCAAGCTGGTCGCCAATGAGCGCACGCCCATCACGCAGCTGCAGAAGTCGGCGGACGGGCTGAAGACCCAGCTTTCCGCCTACGGCAAGCTGCAGAGCAATATGGCGACGCTGCGCGACGCCGCCTCCAAGCTCAACAACGTCGACACCTGGGCGGCCAATCTGACCAGCTCGAGCGACGCGGCCTCGGTCACCGCCAGTGCCGGTGGCGGCACCCTGCCCGGCAGCTTTGCGGTGGCGGTGTCGCAGCTGGCCGCCTCGCAAACCCTGGTCAGCAGCACCGCCTATGCCTCGGGCAGCACCTCGGTGGGCACCGGCACCATCACCATCGAGATCGGCAGCTGGAACGCCGACGAGACCGCCTTCACGGCCAAGCCCGACAAGACCGCGATCGACATCCCGATCGGCGCGGGCGAGGACCAGCTCAACCAGATCCGCGACAAGATCAACGCCGCCAAGGCCGGCGTGGTGGCCTCGGTGGTGACCGACACGAATGGCTCGCGCCTGGTGATGCGCGCCACCGACAGCGGCGCCGAGAACTCCTTCCGCGTCAGCGTCAACGGCGACGCCGGCCTGGCCGCCCTCGCCTACGACCCCTCGGCGGGCATCAGCTCGATGACCGAGAAGCTGAAGGCGCAGAACGCCAAGGCCACGCTCAACGGCATCGAGGTGGAGTCGCAGAGCAACACGCTCAAGGAAGCCATCGACGGCATCAGCATCACGCTGCTGAAGACCACCAGCGCCGACGTCAACATCACCGTGACGCAGGACAAGGAGAGCGTCAAGAAGGTCATCAACGACTTCGTCACCGCCTACAACGGCGTGGCCCAGTACATCCGCGATCAGACCAAGTACGACGCCACCAACAAGACCGCCGGCACCCTGCAGGGCGACAACACCTTGCTGGGCCTGCAGTCGCAGCTGCGCGGCATCATCTCGGGCTCGACCACCCTGGGCGGCAGCCTCACGCGCCTCTCCGACATCGGCGTGAGCCTGGGCACCGACGGCAGCCTCAAGGTGGACGGCAGCAAGCTCGACAAGGCCGCCAACAACCTCGACGGCCTGAAGCAGCTGTTCAAGGGCCTCGACGCCGGCGACCCCAGCAACGATGGCCTGTCGCAGCGGCTGCGGCGCTTTGCCGACGATGTGCTGGGGGTGGACGGCCGCATCACCGCCCGCCAGGCCGGCATCCAGGCCAGCATCAACGACAACAGCAAGCGCCAGAGCGCGCTGGAAGACCGCGTCAGCCTGACCGAGAAGCGCCTGCGCGCCCAGTACACCGCGCTGGACCAGAGCATGAGCAAGCTCAACAGCCTGGGCAACTACGTCACCCAGCAGCTCGCCAAGCTCTGA
- a CDS encoding flagellin, which yields MPQTINTNIASLNAQRNLNMSQSALSTSMQRLSSGLRVNSAKDDAAGLAIAERMNSQARGMSVAIRNANDGISLAQTSEGALGKVTDALQRMRELAIQARNATNSNGDKDSLDKEFGELAKEIQRVLGGTSFNGKFVLGSGAGSQTFQVGANTTANDEIVVTTPDLTLEPLVTTVAGTDISGAGRAVIDNTSDPTTIATVVANIDAALNKINEERATLGASQNRFDAVIANLQVAHENQMAARSRIMDADFAQETSAMSRSQILQQAGNAMVAQANQLPQQVLQLLRGG from the coding sequence ATGCCCCAGACCATCAATACCAACATTGCATCGCTCAACGCGCAGCGCAATCTGAACATGTCTCAGTCAGCGCTGAGCACGTCGATGCAACGGCTGTCGTCGGGTTTGCGTGTCAATTCCGCCAAGGACGATGCCGCCGGCCTGGCGATCGCCGAACGCATGAATTCGCAGGCTCGCGGCATGAGCGTGGCGATACGCAATGCGAACGACGGCATCTCGCTGGCGCAGACCTCGGAAGGTGCGCTGGGCAAGGTGACCGACGCGCTGCAGCGCATGCGTGAACTGGCGATCCAGGCCCGCAACGCCACCAACTCCAACGGCGACAAGGATTCGCTGGACAAGGAGTTCGGCGAGCTGGCCAAGGAAATCCAGCGCGTGCTGGGCGGCACCAGCTTCAACGGCAAGTTCGTGCTGGGTTCGGGTGCCGGCTCGCAGACCTTCCAGGTCGGCGCCAACACCACCGCCAATGACGAGATCGTCGTCACCACGCCCGATCTGACGCTGGAGCCCCTGGTCACCACGGTGGCGGGCACCGACATCAGCGGCGCCGGCCGCGCGGTGATCGACAACACCTCCGACCCGACCACCATCGCCACCGTGGTGGCGAACATCGACGCGGCGCTCAACAAGATCAACGAGGAGCGTGCCACGCTGGGCGCCTCGCAGAACCGCTTCGACGCCGTGATCGCCAATCTGCAGGTGGCGCACGAGAACCAGATGGCCGCACGCAGCCGCATCATGGACGCCGACTTCGCGCAGGAAACCTCGGCCATGAGCCGCTCGCAAATCCTGCAGCAGGCCGGCAATGCCATGGTGGCCCAGGCCAACCAGCTGCCGCAGCAGGTCTTGCAGTTGCTGCGCGGCGGTTGA
- a CDS encoding flagellin, whose product MPSIINTNIQSLNAQRNLSASQSSLGTSMQRLSSGLRVNSAKDDAAGLAIAERMNTQVRGMNVAIRNANDGISLAQTAEGALSKVGDALQRMRELSVQARNATNTGDDKDSLGKEFAQLATEITRVIAGTTFNGKAILAADSGTQTFQIGANTTANDVVDVVTKDMTAEADITAVTGATLDNTSDAAALATIIDNIDTAIKNVSTERATLGASQNRFDAVISNLMVAVENQSAARSRIMDADFASETANLSRAQILQQAGNAMVAQSNQLPQQVLTLLRGG is encoded by the coding sequence ATGCCCTCGATCATCAATACCAACATCCAGTCGCTGAATGCCCAACGCAATCTGTCTGCGTCGCAATCGTCGCTGGGTACGTCGATGCAGCGCCTGTCGTCCGGCTTGCGCGTCAACTCGGCCAAGGACGATGCGGCCGGCCTGGCGATTGCCGAGCGCATGAACACCCAAGTACGCGGCATGAATGTGGCGATCCGCAATGCCAACGACGGTATCTCGCTGGCGCAGACCGCTGAAGGCGCACTCTCCAAGGTGGGTGACGCGCTGCAGCGCATGCGTGAACTCTCGGTGCAGGCCCGCAACGCCACCAATACCGGCGACGACAAGGATTCGCTGGGCAAGGAATTCGCCCAGCTGGCCACCGAGATCACCCGCGTGATCGCCGGCACCACCTTCAACGGCAAGGCCATCCTGGCCGCCGATTCGGGCACGCAGACCTTCCAGATCGGTGCCAACACCACCGCCAACGACGTGGTCGACGTGGTCACCAAGGACATGACGGCCGAGGCCGACATCACCGCCGTGACCGGCGCGACGCTGGACAACACCTCCGACGCCGCGGCCCTGGCCACCATCATCGACAACATCGACACCGCGATCAAGAACGTCAGCACCGAGCGCGCCACCCTGGGTGCCTCGCAGAACCGCTTCGACGCCGTGATCTCCAACCTGATGGTGGCGGTGGAAAACCAGAGCGCCGCACGCAGCCGCATCATGGATGCCGACTTCGCCTCCGAGACCGCCAACCTGAGCCGCGCGCAGATCCTGCAGCAGGCCGGCAACGCGATGGTGGCGCAGTCCAACCAACTGCCCCAGCAAGTCCTGACCCTGCTGCGCGGCGGCTGA